The following are encoded in a window of Chionomys nivalis chromosome X, mChiNiv1.1, whole genome shotgun sequence genomic DNA:
- the LOC130867582 gene encoding A-kinase anchor protein 17B-like isoform X3 — protein MFDTTQHFSEGAIQRRNQERLKLQELEEERKKEKKREEEVAERKRKDEVRKAQEKRKKARDRRRSLKERDRHRPRKEKVKAKAETRQELDSSEEWEERKYLLAQRRVEALRLLRVLLKKIAVWMKREKKLEPCQAHISLVLNYLGSTQRNPQEVDVPKPEVQHAPGTALKPPEEEELSTLQEEMPSYQVPKSDNKQKQKVKKRTKAQLQKSSHSPGVGQVRYSTRKEEARKVLPDEYDYSLVSDQNSLQSTANPDQSLEKEDYDYGSSNESYSSRQVVINHGRKQKIYETDEFIDYLLNYYQTPEYARFCLEASHLISTCQWQRDVYAKGDGFQVSLRKHRCHSTSLSEEESLEGKDQDQDGGWPKEYMKDPETEPENTGKTNYAKEFSKKLKNYCNDIASETEDHLSPNDGESYPVEKIHNHRIKDSHYARKSPVSSSLRSADVGLSLADFLEEISSDSECFTETLSVKEEEEERSMAVYDSSPERRPLDPDKIMTCRQKTRSSQQALNSEWKPDSEEKHFRHRVRAPGKRSKYELRYSWLEGEWDSIRVDKNTGKTREKIEPSPVFDEGYYYKSSSSDELESISRKRRRVTGSMFGQNVKYRPLHMPLMPPKRARAFYLGYFSRKRQNSWKSEYNQALRRFKRYDSSEDYMLDAGHYYVGHDDNQDHIEYRGYLGDSYSGSLYFKMF, from the exons ATGTTTGATACAACCCAGCATTTCAGTGAAGGAGCTATCCAGAGGAGAAATCAGGAAAGGCTAAAATTGCAAGAGcttgaggaagagaggaaaaaagaaaagaagagagaagaggaagtagcTGAAAG aaaaagaaaagacgaAGTAAGGAAAGcccaagagaagagaaagaaggccaGAGACAGGAGGCGATCTCtgaaggaaagagacagacaccGGCCAAGGAAGGAGAAGGTGAAAGCCAAGGCTGAGACTCGTCAGGAGCTGGACTCttcagaggagtgggaggagaggaagtaCTTGCTGGCTCAGCGGCGGGTTGAGGCCCTTCGTTTGCTCCGGGTACTCCTGAAGAAAATTGCG GTTTGGATGAAAAGGGAGAAGAAGCTTGAGCCTTGTCAGGCTCATATTAGCCTTGTCCTGAACTATCTG ggatCCACGCAGCGTAACCCTCAGGAGGTTGATGTTCCAAAGCCTGAAGTGCAACACGCCCCAGGGACTGCATTGAAACCTCCAGAGGAAGAAGAATTAAGCACTCTGCAGGAAGAAATGCCAAGTTATCAAGTTCCCAAGTCtgacaataaacaaaaacaaaaagtgaagaaaagaacTAAAGCCCAGTTACAGAAATCTTCACATAGCCCTGGAGTGGGACAAGTAAGATACTCAaccagaaaagaggaagctaGAAAAGTGTTACCTGATGAGTACGATTACAGTTTGGTCTCTGACCAGAATTCCTTGCAGAGTACAGCAAATCCAGACCAGTCCCTTGAAAAAGAAGACTACGACTATGGAAGTTCTAATGAGTCATATTCTTCTAGACAAGTTGTGATAAACCATGGCAGGAAACAGAAGATCTATGAAACAGATGAATTTATTGACTATCTATTAAACTATTATCAGACTCCAGAATATGCCCGATTCTGCCTCGAAGCGAGTCACCTAATAAGTACATGTCAGTGGCAGAGAGACGTCTACGCTAAGGGGGATGGATTTCAGGTCAGTCTGAGAAAGCATAGGTGCCACTCGACCAGTCTGAGTGAAGAGGAGAGCCTGGAAGGGAAAGACCAGGATCAAGACGGGGGCTGGCCAAAGGAGTATATGAAGGATCCCGAGACCGAGCCAGAAAACACAGGGAAGACCAATTATGCCAaagaattttctaagaaattaaaaaactatTGCAATGACATAGCAAGTGAAACTGAAGATCACCTGTCCCCAAACGATGGAGAAAGTTATCCTGTGGAAAAGATTCACAACCACAGAATCAAAGATTCTCACTATGCAAGAAAAAGTCCGGTTTCTTCATCATTAAGGTCAGCAGACGTAGGTTTGTCATTGGCAGACTTCTTGGAGGAAATCAGTAGTGATTCTGAGTGCTTCACTGAAACCCTTAGcgtgaaggaagaggaggaagaaagatccATGGCTGTCTATGATAGCTCCCCTGAACGAAGGCCTCTCGACCCTGACAAAATCATGACTTGCCGGCAGAAAACTAGGTCAAGTCagcaggccttgaattcagagtGGAAACCCGACAGTGAGGAAAAGCACTTTAGGCACAGAGTCAGGGCACCAGGTAAAAGGTCCAAGTATGAACTGCGATATTCGTGGCTTGAGGGTGAATGGGATTCCATTCGAGTTGACAAGAACACAGGCAAAACTAGAGAAAAAATAGAGCCCAGCCCTGTGTTTGATGAAGGCTACTACTACAAATCCAGTTCCAGTGATGAATTAGAGAGCATctcaagaaagaggaggagagttACTGGCAGTATGTTTGGCCAGAATGTGAAATACAGACCCCTTCATATGCCATTAATGCCACCAAAGCGTGCTAGAGCTTTCTATTTGGGATACTTCTCCAGAAAAAGGCAGAACTCTTGGAAgtcagaatataaccaggctttAAGAAGGTTTAAAAGATATGACAGTTCTGAAGATTACATGCTTGATGCTGGTCATTATTATGTCGGTCATGACGACAACCAGGACCACATTGAGTACAGAGGCTACTTAGGAGACAGCTACTCTGGCTCTTTGTACTTTAAAATGTTCTGA
- the LOC130867582 gene encoding A-kinase anchor protein 17B-like isoform X2, with amino-acid sequence MTVTVVYDNSEATELCAAQHLYLKPIAKLMINVLLPECIESVRPFSNWEVLDQLKSLICPDQFTTVRLSKSTKDFIRFEGEAETRSLVQILKAKLHGKIIKLNGLKTDLKVVATDAQGEWEHFPKEKEASVIAGAEEQDHAKSPDSIYFEGLPCKWFAPKGSSGEKPCEEILRVVFESFGKIKNVDIPMLDPYREVMTSGSFGGFNFGLQTFEAFIQYQESTDFIKAMESLRGMKLMLKGDDGKALACNIKVMFDTTQHFSEGAIQRRNQERLKLQELEEERKKEKKREEEVAERKRKDEVRKAQEKRKKARDRRRSLKERDRHRPRKEKVKAKAETRQELDSSEEWEERKYLLAQRRVEALRLLRVLLKKIAGSTQRNPQEVDVPKPEVQHAPGTALKPPEEEELSTLQEEMPSYQVPKSDNKQKQKVKKRTKAQLQKSSHSPGVGQVRYSTRKEEARKVLPDEYDYSLVSDQNSLQSTANPDQSLEKEDYDYGSSNESYSSRQVVINHGRKQKIYETDEFIDYLLNYYQTPEYARFCLEASHLISTCQWQRDVYAKGDGFQVSLRKHRCHSTSLSEEESLEGKDQDQDGGWPKEYMKDPETEPENTGKTNYAKEFSKKLKNYCNDIASETEDHLSPNDGESYPVEKIHNHRIKDSHYARKSPVSSSLRSADVGLSLADFLEEISSDSECFTETLSVKEEEEERSMAVYDSSPERRPLDPDKIMTCRQKTRSSQQALNSEWKPDSEEKHFRHRVRAPGKRSKYELRYSWLEGEWDSIRVDKNTGKTREKIEPSPVFDEGYYYKSSSSDELESISRKRRRVTGSMFGQNVKYRPLHMPLMPPKRARAFYLGYFSRKRQNSWKSEYNQALRRFKRYDSSEDYMLDAGHYYVGHDDNQDHIEYRGYLGDSYSGSLYFKMF; translated from the exons ATGACAGTCACAGTGGTTTATGATAACTCTGAGGCAACAGAGCTCTGTGCTGCTCAGCACCTCTACCTCAAGCCTATAGCAAAATTAATGATCAACGTATTGCTCCCAGAATGTATAGAATCCGTGAGGCCCTTCTCTAACTGGGAAGTTCTTGACCAACTGAAAAGTTTGATTTGCCCCGACCAGTTCACCACAGTGCGACTCTCCAAGAGTACAAAAGACTTCATCCGATTTGAGGGTGAGGCTGAAACCCGAAGTTTGGTTCAGATCCTGAAAGCCAAGTTACATGGGAAGATCATAAAGCTAAATGGTTTGAAAACGGACTTGAAAGTAGTGGCTACAGATGCCCAGGGAGAGTGGGAACACTTCCCCAAAGAGAAAGAGGCCTCGGTGATTGCGGGAGCTGAAGAACAAGACCATGCTAAGAGTCCAGATTCCATCTATTTTGAAGGCTTGCCCTGTAAGTGGTTCGCACCTAAGGGTTCCAGCGGAGAGAAGCCCTGTGAAGAGATCCTTCGAGTAGTCTTTGAGAGTTTTGGGAAGATCAAGAATGTGGATATCCCCATGCTTGACCCCTATAGAGAAGTCATGACAAGTGGGAGCTTTGGGGGTTTTAACTTTGGCTTGCAAACATTTGAGGCCTTTATCCAGTACCAGGAGTCAACTGACTTTATAAAAGCCATGGAATCCCTTCGAGGCATGAAGCTCATGCTTAAAGGAGACGACGGCAAGGCTCTGGCATGCAACATTAAG GTTATGTTTGATACAACCCAGCATTTCAGTGAAGGAGCTATCCAGAGGAGAAATCAGGAAAGGCTAAAATTGCAAGAGcttgaggaagagaggaaaaaagaaaagaagagagaagaggaagtagcTGAAAG aaaaagaaaagacgaAGTAAGGAAAGcccaagagaagagaaagaaggccaGAGACAGGAGGCGATCTCtgaaggaaagagacagacaccGGCCAAGGAAGGAGAAGGTGAAAGCCAAGGCTGAGACTCGTCAGGAGCTGGACTCttcagaggagtgggaggagaggaagtaCTTGCTGGCTCAGCGGCGGGTTGAGGCCCTTCGTTTGCTCCGGGTACTCCTGAAGAAAATTGCG ggatCCACGCAGCGTAACCCTCAGGAGGTTGATGTTCCAAAGCCTGAAGTGCAACACGCCCCAGGGACTGCATTGAAACCTCCAGAGGAAGAAGAATTAAGCACTCTGCAGGAAGAAATGCCAAGTTATCAAGTTCCCAAGTCtgacaataaacaaaaacaaaaagtgaagaaaagaacTAAAGCCCAGTTACAGAAATCTTCACATAGCCCTGGAGTGGGACAAGTAAGATACTCAaccagaaaagaggaagctaGAAAAGTGTTACCTGATGAGTACGATTACAGTTTGGTCTCTGACCAGAATTCCTTGCAGAGTACAGCAAATCCAGACCAGTCCCTTGAAAAAGAAGACTACGACTATGGAAGTTCTAATGAGTCATATTCTTCTAGACAAGTTGTGATAAACCATGGCAGGAAACAGAAGATCTATGAAACAGATGAATTTATTGACTATCTATTAAACTATTATCAGACTCCAGAATATGCCCGATTCTGCCTCGAAGCGAGTCACCTAATAAGTACATGTCAGTGGCAGAGAGACGTCTACGCTAAGGGGGATGGATTTCAGGTCAGTCTGAGAAAGCATAGGTGCCACTCGACCAGTCTGAGTGAAGAGGAGAGCCTGGAAGGGAAAGACCAGGATCAAGACGGGGGCTGGCCAAAGGAGTATATGAAGGATCCCGAGACCGAGCCAGAAAACACAGGGAAGACCAATTATGCCAaagaattttctaagaaattaaaaaactatTGCAATGACATAGCAAGTGAAACTGAAGATCACCTGTCCCCAAACGATGGAGAAAGTTATCCTGTGGAAAAGATTCACAACCACAGAATCAAAGATTCTCACTATGCAAGAAAAAGTCCGGTTTCTTCATCATTAAGGTCAGCAGACGTAGGTTTGTCATTGGCAGACTTCTTGGAGGAAATCAGTAGTGATTCTGAGTGCTTCACTGAAACCCTTAGcgtgaaggaagaggaggaagaaagatccATGGCTGTCTATGATAGCTCCCCTGAACGAAGGCCTCTCGACCCTGACAAAATCATGACTTGCCGGCAGAAAACTAGGTCAAGTCagcaggccttgaattcagagtGGAAACCCGACAGTGAGGAAAAGCACTTTAGGCACAGAGTCAGGGCACCAGGTAAAAGGTCCAAGTATGAACTGCGATATTCGTGGCTTGAGGGTGAATGGGATTCCATTCGAGTTGACAAGAACACAGGCAAAACTAGAGAAAAAATAGAGCCCAGCCCTGTGTTTGATGAAGGCTACTACTACAAATCCAGTTCCAGTGATGAATTAGAGAGCATctcaagaaagaggaggagagttACTGGCAGTATGTTTGGCCAGAATGTGAAATACAGACCCCTTCATATGCCATTAATGCCACCAAAGCGTGCTAGAGCTTTCTATTTGGGATACTTCTCCAGAAAAAGGCAGAACTCTTGGAAgtcagaatataaccaggctttAAGAAGGTTTAAAAGATATGACAGTTCTGAAGATTACATGCTTGATGCTGGTCATTATTATGTCGGTCATGACGACAACCAGGACCACATTGAGTACAGAGGCTACTTAGGAGACAGCTACTCTGGCTCTTTGTACTTTAAAATGTTCTGA
- the LOC130867582 gene encoding A-kinase anchor protein 17B-like isoform X1 has protein sequence MTVTVVYDNSEATELCAAQHLYLKPIAKLMINVLLPECIESVRPFSNWEVLDQLKSLICPDQFTTVRLSKSTKDFIRFEGEAETRSLVQILKAKLHGKIIKLNGLKTDLKVVATDAQGEWEHFPKEKEASVIAGAEEQDHAKSPDSIYFEGLPCKWFAPKGSSGEKPCEEILRVVFESFGKIKNVDIPMLDPYREVMTSGSFGGFNFGLQTFEAFIQYQESTDFIKAMESLRGMKLMLKGDDGKALACNIKVMFDTTQHFSEGAIQRRNQERLKLQELEEERKKEKKREEEVAERKRKDEVRKAQEKRKKARDRRRSLKERDRHRPRKEKVKAKAETRQELDSSEEWEERKYLLAQRRVEALRLLRVLLKKIAVWMKREKKLEPCQAHISLVLNYLGSTQRNPQEVDVPKPEVQHAPGTALKPPEEEELSTLQEEMPSYQVPKSDNKQKQKVKKRTKAQLQKSSHSPGVGQVRYSTRKEEARKVLPDEYDYSLVSDQNSLQSTANPDQSLEKEDYDYGSSNESYSSRQVVINHGRKQKIYETDEFIDYLLNYYQTPEYARFCLEASHLISTCQWQRDVYAKGDGFQVSLRKHRCHSTSLSEEESLEGKDQDQDGGWPKEYMKDPETEPENTGKTNYAKEFSKKLKNYCNDIASETEDHLSPNDGESYPVEKIHNHRIKDSHYARKSPVSSSLRSADVGLSLADFLEEISSDSECFTETLSVKEEEEERSMAVYDSSPERRPLDPDKIMTCRQKTRSSQQALNSEWKPDSEEKHFRHRVRAPGKRSKYELRYSWLEGEWDSIRVDKNTGKTREKIEPSPVFDEGYYYKSSSSDELESISRKRRRVTGSMFGQNVKYRPLHMPLMPPKRARAFYLGYFSRKRQNSWKSEYNQALRRFKRYDSSEDYMLDAGHYYVGHDDNQDHIEYRGYLGDSYSGSLYFKMF, from the exons ATGACAGTCACAGTGGTTTATGATAACTCTGAGGCAACAGAGCTCTGTGCTGCTCAGCACCTCTACCTCAAGCCTATAGCAAAATTAATGATCAACGTATTGCTCCCAGAATGTATAGAATCCGTGAGGCCCTTCTCTAACTGGGAAGTTCTTGACCAACTGAAAAGTTTGATTTGCCCCGACCAGTTCACCACAGTGCGACTCTCCAAGAGTACAAAAGACTTCATCCGATTTGAGGGTGAGGCTGAAACCCGAAGTTTGGTTCAGATCCTGAAAGCCAAGTTACATGGGAAGATCATAAAGCTAAATGGTTTGAAAACGGACTTGAAAGTAGTGGCTACAGATGCCCAGGGAGAGTGGGAACACTTCCCCAAAGAGAAAGAGGCCTCGGTGATTGCGGGAGCTGAAGAACAAGACCATGCTAAGAGTCCAGATTCCATCTATTTTGAAGGCTTGCCCTGTAAGTGGTTCGCACCTAAGGGTTCCAGCGGAGAGAAGCCCTGTGAAGAGATCCTTCGAGTAGTCTTTGAGAGTTTTGGGAAGATCAAGAATGTGGATATCCCCATGCTTGACCCCTATAGAGAAGTCATGACAAGTGGGAGCTTTGGGGGTTTTAACTTTGGCTTGCAAACATTTGAGGCCTTTATCCAGTACCAGGAGTCAACTGACTTTATAAAAGCCATGGAATCCCTTCGAGGCATGAAGCTCATGCTTAAAGGAGACGACGGCAAGGCTCTGGCATGCAACATTAAG GTTATGTTTGATACAACCCAGCATTTCAGTGAAGGAGCTATCCAGAGGAGAAATCAGGAAAGGCTAAAATTGCAAGAGcttgaggaagagaggaaaaaagaaaagaagagagaagaggaagtagcTGAAAG aaaaagaaaagacgaAGTAAGGAAAGcccaagagaagagaaagaaggccaGAGACAGGAGGCGATCTCtgaaggaaagagacagacaccGGCCAAGGAAGGAGAAGGTGAAAGCCAAGGCTGAGACTCGTCAGGAGCTGGACTCttcagaggagtgggaggagaggaagtaCTTGCTGGCTCAGCGGCGGGTTGAGGCCCTTCGTTTGCTCCGGGTACTCCTGAAGAAAATTGCG GTTTGGATGAAAAGGGAGAAGAAGCTTGAGCCTTGTCAGGCTCATATTAGCCTTGTCCTGAACTATCTG ggatCCACGCAGCGTAACCCTCAGGAGGTTGATGTTCCAAAGCCTGAAGTGCAACACGCCCCAGGGACTGCATTGAAACCTCCAGAGGAAGAAGAATTAAGCACTCTGCAGGAAGAAATGCCAAGTTATCAAGTTCCCAAGTCtgacaataaacaaaaacaaaaagtgaagaaaagaacTAAAGCCCAGTTACAGAAATCTTCACATAGCCCTGGAGTGGGACAAGTAAGATACTCAaccagaaaagaggaagctaGAAAAGTGTTACCTGATGAGTACGATTACAGTTTGGTCTCTGACCAGAATTCCTTGCAGAGTACAGCAAATCCAGACCAGTCCCTTGAAAAAGAAGACTACGACTATGGAAGTTCTAATGAGTCATATTCTTCTAGACAAGTTGTGATAAACCATGGCAGGAAACAGAAGATCTATGAAACAGATGAATTTATTGACTATCTATTAAACTATTATCAGACTCCAGAATATGCCCGATTCTGCCTCGAAGCGAGTCACCTAATAAGTACATGTCAGTGGCAGAGAGACGTCTACGCTAAGGGGGATGGATTTCAGGTCAGTCTGAGAAAGCATAGGTGCCACTCGACCAGTCTGAGTGAAGAGGAGAGCCTGGAAGGGAAAGACCAGGATCAAGACGGGGGCTGGCCAAAGGAGTATATGAAGGATCCCGAGACCGAGCCAGAAAACACAGGGAAGACCAATTATGCCAaagaattttctaagaaattaaaaaactatTGCAATGACATAGCAAGTGAAACTGAAGATCACCTGTCCCCAAACGATGGAGAAAGTTATCCTGTGGAAAAGATTCACAACCACAGAATCAAAGATTCTCACTATGCAAGAAAAAGTCCGGTTTCTTCATCATTAAGGTCAGCAGACGTAGGTTTGTCATTGGCAGACTTCTTGGAGGAAATCAGTAGTGATTCTGAGTGCTTCACTGAAACCCTTAGcgtgaaggaagaggaggaagaaagatccATGGCTGTCTATGATAGCTCCCCTGAACGAAGGCCTCTCGACCCTGACAAAATCATGACTTGCCGGCAGAAAACTAGGTCAAGTCagcaggccttgaattcagagtGGAAACCCGACAGTGAGGAAAAGCACTTTAGGCACAGAGTCAGGGCACCAGGTAAAAGGTCCAAGTATGAACTGCGATATTCGTGGCTTGAGGGTGAATGGGATTCCATTCGAGTTGACAAGAACACAGGCAAAACTAGAGAAAAAATAGAGCCCAGCCCTGTGTTTGATGAAGGCTACTACTACAAATCCAGTTCCAGTGATGAATTAGAGAGCATctcaagaaagaggaggagagttACTGGCAGTATGTTTGGCCAGAATGTGAAATACAGACCCCTTCATATGCCATTAATGCCACCAAAGCGTGCTAGAGCTTTCTATTTGGGATACTTCTCCAGAAAAAGGCAGAACTCTTGGAAgtcagaatataaccaggctttAAGAAGGTTTAAAAGATATGACAGTTCTGAAGATTACATGCTTGATGCTGGTCATTATTATGTCGGTCATGACGACAACCAGGACCACATTGAGTACAGAGGCTACTTAGGAGACAGCTACTCTGGCTCTTTGTACTTTAAAATGTTCTGA